In Amycolatopsis endophytica, the following are encoded in one genomic region:
- a CDS encoding FAD-dependent oxidoreductase, giving the protein MSKAYDVIVAGGGSAGIAAAIGARRAGARTLLIERGPCLGGAATLRNVVTYCGLYTRDDREQAVFGVAGEMLDGLRELGAVSEPTRFTAVAVVFDPEAVKRVADDLCDATGVEVLLHSHLIDASRVDDRVRSVRVADHSGVHSYEASVFVDATGEADLAQHAGAEVRYGNDGWVQNGTLGVRFGGIPSGADVSRETVREAVRAAKAAGATGLTAESGLIARMPVSGDLITYLADEGYDARDAADTSRAERSARRQAGAYLRVIRTLPGCSDAYIVSTGPEMGTRESRHLVGRAQLSEKDVLEPGPAGDAVAIGAWPIEYHPGVGVPSEWRFIGAPGYYGIPLDVLWSRNTPNLFCAGRTVDGDRGAGASLRAMGTAFATGHAAGVAAALAVWDGEVSVVKVREELQRQGARLPG; this is encoded by the coding sequence GTGAGCAAGGCGTACGACGTGATCGTGGCCGGCGGCGGATCGGCCGGGATCGCGGCGGCGATCGGTGCCCGGCGGGCGGGGGCGCGGACCCTGCTGATCGAACGCGGCCCGTGCCTGGGCGGCGCGGCGACCCTGCGCAACGTGGTGACCTACTGCGGTCTGTACACCAGGGACGATCGTGAGCAGGCCGTGTTCGGTGTGGCCGGGGAGATGCTCGACGGGTTGCGCGAGCTGGGCGCGGTGAGCGAACCGACGCGCTTCACCGCGGTGGCCGTGGTGTTCGACCCGGAGGCGGTGAAACGCGTCGCCGACGATCTGTGTGACGCCACCGGAGTCGAGGTTCTGCTGCATTCGCACCTGATCGATGCGTCCAGAGTGGATGATCGGGTGCGGTCGGTGCGGGTGGCCGACCATTCGGGTGTGCACTCGTACGAGGCGTCGGTGTTCGTGGACGCGACCGGGGAGGCCGACCTGGCGCAGCACGCGGGCGCCGAGGTTCGCTACGGCAACGACGGCTGGGTGCAGAACGGAACGCTGGGTGTGCGTTTCGGCGGGATCCCTTCCGGTGCCGACGTTTCCCGGGAGACCGTGCGGGAGGCGGTGCGCGCGGCGAAGGCGGCCGGAGCGACGGGATTGACCGCGGAGAGCGGCCTGATCGCGCGGATGCCGGTGTCCGGCGACCTGATCACCTACCTCGCCGACGAGGGTTACGACGCACGCGACGCGGCCGACACGAGCCGGGCGGAACGAAGCGCGCGACGGCAGGCAGGTGCGTACCTGCGGGTGATCCGGACGCTGCCCGGTTGCTCGGACGCCTACATCGTCAGCACCGGCCCGGAGATGGGCACACGCGAGTCACGCCACCTCGTCGGACGGGCACAACTGTCCGAAAAGGATGTTCTGGAACCCGGCCCGGCGGGCGATGCCGTGGCGATCGGCGCGTGGCCGATCGAGTACCACCCCGGGGTGGGCGTGCCGTCGGAATGGCGGTTCATCGGGGCGCCCGGCTACTACGGGATTCCCCTGGACGTGCTGTGGAGCCGGAACACGCCGAACCTGTTCTGCGCGGGCCGGACCGTCGACGGCGACCGTGGGGCCGGCGCCTCGCTGCGCGCCATGGGAACCGCTTTCGCCACCGGGCACGCCGCGGGCGTCGCGGCCGCGCTGGCCGTGTGGGACGGCGAGGTGAGCGTCGTGAAGGTGCGGGAGGAACTGCAGCGCCAGGGCGCGCGGCTACCGGGCTGA
- the pyrE gene encoding orotate phosphoribosyltransferase has translation MANPALDQAAKFELARLITELAVVHGKVVLSSGKEADYYVDLRRATLHHAAAPLIGRLMRQLTADWDYVAVGGLTLGADPVATAMLHSAAAEEKVLDAFVVRKNTKAHGMQRRIEGIEVAGQRVLAIDDTSTTGGSVLTAVEALQEAGATVAGVATVVDRDTGAREAIEAEGLAYRYLLELDDLGLS, from the coding sequence GTGGCAAACCCGGCGTTGGATCAGGCAGCGAAGTTCGAACTGGCACGGCTCATCACCGAGCTGGCCGTGGTGCACGGCAAGGTGGTGCTGTCCTCCGGCAAGGAGGCCGACTACTACGTCGACCTGCGGCGGGCCACCCTGCACCACGCGGCGGCGCCGTTGATCGGCCGTCTCATGCGGCAGCTGACCGCCGACTGGGACTACGTCGCCGTCGGCGGGCTCACCCTCGGCGCCGATCCGGTCGCCACCGCGATGCTGCACTCCGCCGCGGCGGAGGAAAAGGTGCTCGACGCGTTCGTTGTGCGCAAGAACACGAAGGCGCACGGCATGCAGCGCCGCATCGAGGGGATCGAGGTCGCCGGGCAGCGCGTGCTCGCCATCGACGACACCTCGACCACCGGCGGCAGCGTGCTCACCGCCGTCGAAGCCCTGCAGGAGGCGGGTGCGACGGTGGCCGGCGTGGCGACGGTGGTCGACCGGGACACCGGCGCGCGCGAAGCGATCGAGGCGGAAGGGCTCGCCTATCGTTATCTGCTCGAACTTGACGATCTCGGCCTGAGCTGA
- a CDS encoding TetR/AcrR family transcriptional regulator, translated as MAKGSYHHGDLRRAILSAAVEAIDENGAAALSLRDVARRAGVSHSGPAHHFRDKAGVLTALAAAGFRMLARELETSETLVEAGVAYVRFAVGHRAHFDVMFRPDLHHPDSAELKVAQLAAGAVLASAVREVSADRLAPVAAWSLVHGFATLALTGTLGPDVTEDLDASARAVAEMLFPPGSAR; from the coding sequence ATGGCGAAGGGCTCCTACCACCACGGCGACCTCCGCCGGGCGATCCTGTCCGCGGCGGTGGAGGCGATCGACGAGAACGGGGCCGCGGCCCTGAGCCTGCGCGACGTGGCACGACGAGCGGGCGTCTCCCACTCCGGGCCGGCGCACCACTTCCGCGACAAGGCAGGCGTGCTGACCGCTCTGGCCGCCGCGGGGTTCCGGATGCTGGCCAGGGAGCTCGAAACGAGCGAGACCCTGGTGGAGGCGGGTGTGGCCTACGTGCGGTTCGCGGTGGGCCACCGCGCGCACTTCGACGTGATGTTCCGCCCGGACCTGCACCACCCGGACAGCGCCGAACTGAAGGTCGCGCAACTGGCGGCAGGTGCCGTGCTCGCGTCGGCCGTCCGGGAGGTGTCGGCGGACCGGCTCGCCCCGGTCGCGGCCTGGTCGCTCGTGCACGGCTTCGCCACGCTCGCCCTGACGGGCACGCTCGGGCCCGACGTGACCGAGGACCTCGACGCCTCGGCGCGAGCGGTCGCGGAAATGCTCTTCCCGCCCGGCTCAGCCCGGTAG
- a CDS encoding DUF2784 domain-containing protein: MTTAEVLADITVGVHILALLYIGLGGFFAWWWPRSAFVHILFAIWGVAVNVFPIPCPLTALEDYFRGLQGLGPLPGGFNAYYIYDTVFPRSMLPLVAVVALGLVIFSYVGAYVRWKHRDSPSTHAIGQV; encoded by the coding sequence TTGACGACAGCGGAAGTTCTGGCCGACATAACGGTCGGAGTGCACATTCTGGCACTCCTCTACATCGGCCTCGGCGGGTTCTTCGCGTGGTGGTGGCCACGGAGCGCGTTCGTGCACATCCTCTTCGCGATCTGGGGCGTCGCGGTCAACGTTTTCCCCATCCCGTGCCCGCTCACGGCGCTGGAGGACTACTTCCGCGGTCTGCAAGGGCTGGGCCCGCTCCCGGGCGGGTTCAACGCCTACTACATCTACGACACGGTGTTCCCGCGGTCGATGCTCCCACTGGTGGCCGTCGTCGCGCTGGGCCTGGTGATCTTCTCCTACGTCGGCGCGTACGTGCGGTGGAAGCACCGCGACAGCCCGTCCACGCACGCGATCGGGCAGGTCTAG
- a CDS encoding DoxX family protein: protein MAPLVILVLVTLVLTGAGAAGVRWLRPWQMALRGGVAAMFTATGVAHFVGMREQLISMVPPGLPAPGLLVTVTGVLELAGAVGVLWPRTVKWAAAGLSAMLVLMFPANVYAAVHDVLTAWDDQLVPRTLMQVVFLAATVTVLVHARRSSRAAEPVRPLPQ from the coding sequence ATGGCACCGCTCGTCATCCTGGTCCTGGTCACGCTGGTGCTCACGGGCGCCGGAGCGGCTGGGGTCCGCTGGCTCCGGCCCTGGCAGATGGCCCTGCGCGGCGGCGTCGCCGCGATGTTCACGGCCACCGGCGTCGCGCATTTCGTGGGCATGCGGGAGCAGTTGATCAGCATGGTCCCGCCGGGCCTGCCCGCGCCCGGTCTGCTCGTGACCGTGACCGGGGTCCTGGAACTCGCGGGCGCGGTCGGCGTGTTGTGGCCGCGCACGGTGAAGTGGGCCGCCGCCGGGCTGAGCGCGATGCTCGTCCTGATGTTCCCGGCCAATGTGTACGCGGCGGTGCACGATGTCCTCACCGCGTGGGACGACCAGCTCGTCCCACGCACGCTGATGCAGGTCGTGTTCCTGGCGGCCACGGTCACGGTGCTGGTGCACGCGCGGCGGTCGTCACGCGCGGCCGAACCGGTCCGCCCACTCCCGCAGTAG
- a CDS encoding DinB family protein, giving the protein MASTETLTGERADLLAMLAKHRYFLTFPTRGLTDDQARERPTASELCLGGLIKHVTSVERGWANFLVEGASAMGNFDEMTEDDFAKREAEFKLLPHETLAGVIADYEAVARRTDELVATVDLDAVHELPKAPWFTDKAWSNRRVLMHIVAETAQHAGHADIIRESLDGQKSMG; this is encoded by the coding sequence ATGGCTTCCACCGAAACCCTCACCGGCGAGCGCGCGGACCTGCTGGCCATGCTGGCCAAGCACCGGTACTTCCTGACCTTTCCCACCCGTGGGCTGACCGATGATCAGGCCCGCGAGCGGCCGACGGCGAGCGAGCTGTGCCTGGGCGGGCTGATCAAGCACGTCACCTCGGTCGAGCGGGGCTGGGCGAACTTTCTCGTCGAGGGCGCCTCCGCGATGGGGAACTTCGACGAGATGACCGAGGACGACTTCGCCAAGCGCGAGGCCGAGTTCAAGCTGCTGCCGCACGAGACACTGGCCGGCGTGATCGCCGACTACGAAGCGGTCGCCCGCCGCACCGACGAGCTGGTCGCGACCGTGGACCTGGACGCCGTCCACGAGCTGCCGAAGGCGCCGTGGTTCACCGACAAGGCCTGGTCGAATCGGCGCGTGCTGATGCACATCGTCGCGGAAACCGCCCAGCACGCCGGGCACGCCGACATCATCCGCGAATCGCTGGACGGCCAGAAGTCCATGGGGTGA
- a CDS encoding MFS transporter: protein MSRTPGRHPYRWVVLVLSWAAFTMTSVDRSTWGPASVAVGEHLGVSLAGLGVFATGYYVGYVISNAAGGVLTDWLGARVVMSASLFLAGGFMIAFGETDSVAMGITFQAAVGIFAGCDYSAGVKLIAQWFTPKDRGFAMGVFMTATSLGTVIANAVVPRLLGSSGWQTSYHVFGGASMVTALLCLLLVRGRTTGDGVVRKAPDLRPLARSRDLWLLGFAGFGGLWGTYGFITWSNALMIKGSHLTAVQAGGVVAIFGIAAIVAKPFIGVVSDLLGGRRRTLTVVVLGAFVVALLVFGTRGSLTEFLWVAPFLGVTAYVYSPLMVAMIPRIAGTGLAGSAAGATNAFWQLGSTIVPVVLGAVFQATHSFFAAFATLAAGPLVGALLMLGVREREAAPVEPEKETV, encoded by the coding sequence ATGAGTCGAACCCCGGGCAGGCACCCGTACCGGTGGGTCGTGCTGGTGCTGTCGTGGGCCGCGTTCACGATGACGTCGGTGGACCGGTCGACGTGGGGGCCGGCGTCGGTCGCGGTGGGAGAGCATCTGGGGGTCTCGCTCGCCGGGCTGGGCGTCTTCGCCACCGGCTACTACGTCGGTTACGTCATCTCCAACGCGGCGGGCGGCGTGCTCACCGACTGGCTCGGGGCGCGTGTCGTGATGAGCGCCTCGCTGTTCCTGGCCGGCGGGTTCATGATCGCTTTCGGCGAGACCGACTCGGTGGCGATGGGCATCACGTTCCAGGCCGCGGTCGGGATCTTCGCGGGCTGCGACTACTCCGCCGGCGTGAAGCTGATCGCGCAATGGTTCACCCCGAAGGACCGCGGGTTCGCGATGGGCGTGTTCATGACGGCGACCTCGCTGGGCACGGTGATCGCCAACGCGGTGGTTCCGCGACTGCTCGGATCGTCCGGATGGCAGACCTCGTACCACGTGTTCGGCGGCGCCTCGATGGTCACCGCCCTGCTGTGCCTGCTGCTGGTGCGCGGTCGGACCACCGGCGACGGCGTGGTGCGGAAGGCGCCGGACCTGCGACCGCTGGCCCGCTCACGTGACCTGTGGCTGCTCGGGTTCGCCGGTTTCGGCGGCCTGTGGGGCACCTACGGGTTCATCACGTGGTCCAACGCGCTGATGATCAAGGGCAGTCATCTGACCGCGGTGCAGGCGGGCGGTGTCGTCGCCATCTTCGGCATCGCGGCGATCGTGGCCAAGCCGTTCATCGGGGTGGTGTCCGATCTGCTCGGCGGGCGGCGCCGGACACTGACCGTGGTCGTGCTCGGCGCGTTCGTGGTGGCGCTGCTGGTGTTCGGCACCCGCGGCAGTCTCACGGAGTTCCTGTGGGTGGCGCCGTTCCTGGGCGTCACGGCCTACGTCTACAGCCCGCTGATGGTGGCGATGATCCCGCGGATCGCCGGGACCGGGCTGGCCGGTTCGGCGGCGGGCGCGACCAACGCGTTCTGGCAACTGGGCAGCACTATCGTGCCGGTGGTGCTGGGCGCGGTGTTCCAAGCGACCCATTCGTTCTTCGCGGCGTTCGCGACGCTGGCCGCGGGCCCGCTCGTGGGAGCGCTGCTCATGCTCGGCGTCCGCGAACGGGAGGCGGCGCCGGTGGAGCCCGAGAAGGAGACGGTGTGA
- a CDS encoding LysR family transcriptional regulator, whose protein sequence is MELRHLRYFVAVATEGSLTRAAERLHLTQPSLSRQIRQLERDVGAALLERTSTGAKLTPAGIALHSHAVLLLRLADATRETTHAAARQTREVVDIGIPPGLSADWLLDALADLDSAVPHAAVTLTEASSTDQLTMVREGRLDLGLVHEKPVGSLRGARLFDQPFGVAVRPGHPFTREARCRLRDLDGVRILAHGRQQVPVSHDRLVVAAHDVGVVPLWQFAQFSEHALACAEATKSDAVLLTEHSATRLLPGWPWRPVVEPELELVTWLVWQPATRAVVDEVARRLAGVGER, encoded by the coding sequence GTGGAGCTGCGGCACCTGCGGTACTTCGTGGCCGTCGCGACCGAGGGTTCGCTGACCCGCGCCGCCGAGCGGCTGCACCTGACCCAGCCGTCGCTGAGCCGTCAGATCCGCCAGCTCGAACGCGATGTGGGCGCGGCGCTGCTGGAGCGGACGTCGACGGGCGCGAAGCTGACCCCGGCCGGGATCGCGCTGCACTCGCACGCGGTGTTGCTGCTGCGGCTGGCGGACGCGACGCGGGAGACCACGCACGCCGCGGCGCGGCAGACCCGTGAGGTCGTCGACATCGGCATCCCGCCGGGCCTGTCGGCGGACTGGCTGCTCGACGCGCTGGCCGATCTGGACAGCGCGGTGCCACACGCCGCGGTGACGTTGACCGAGGCCAGCAGCACCGATCAGCTGACGATGGTCCGTGAGGGCAGGCTCGACCTCGGTCTGGTGCACGAGAAACCGGTCGGCAGCCTGCGTGGTGCCCGGCTGTTCGACCAGCCCTTCGGCGTCGCCGTGCGTCCCGGCCACCCGTTCACGAGGGAAGCGCGGTGCCGTCTGCGGGACCTGGACGGCGTCCGGATCCTCGCGCACGGCAGGCAGCAGGTCCCGGTTTCACACGATCGGCTGGTCGTCGCGGCCCACGATGTCGGTGTCGTGCCGCTGTGGCAGTTCGCCCAGTTCTCCGAGCACGCACTGGCCTGCGCGGAGGCGACCAAATCGGACGCGGTGCTGCTGACGGAGCACTCCGCGACGCGCCTGCTGCCCGGCTGGCCGTGGCGGCCGGTGGTGGAGCCGGAGCTGGAACTGGTCACGTGGCTGGTGTGGCAGCCCGCCACGCGCGCGGTGGTGGACGAGGTCGCGCGGCGGCTGGCCGGTGTCGGGGAACGGTAG
- a CDS encoding helix-turn-helix transcriptional regulator, with product MANTSSRTLRLLSLLQTHRYWPGSELAGRLGISPRTLRRDIDRLRELGYPVEAQRGVDGGYQLAPGASLPPLVVDDEEAVALTVGLQTAAQSSVDGVAESSLRVLAKVVQVMPARLRRRVDALRAMTIPATWSGATVSRVDSGVLTAVALACRDTERIRFAYTDAAGRKTDRHVEPLRLVSLGHQWYLVAYDLTRHDWRAFRADRMGKPEVTGARFRPRDLPAADAAEFVRTRLGALPRPYEVEVVVDAAAAVACDRIGRWATVEEIDDGRCRVRMTVASLDWPALALGGLGAAFEVVRPPELRDLLREWADRFGRA from the coding sequence ATGGCGAACACGAGCTCACGGACGCTGCGCCTGCTGTCGCTGCTGCAGACGCACCGGTACTGGCCGGGCAGCGAACTGGCCGGCCGTCTGGGCATCTCGCCGCGGACGCTGCGCCGTGACATCGACCGGCTGCGCGAGCTGGGCTATCCGGTCGAGGCGCAGCGCGGCGTGGACGGCGGCTATCAGCTTGCCCCGGGCGCGTCACTGCCGCCGCTCGTGGTGGACGACGAAGAGGCCGTCGCCCTGACCGTCGGGCTGCAGACCGCCGCGCAGAGTTCGGTCGACGGCGTCGCCGAATCGTCGCTGCGGGTGCTGGCGAAGGTCGTGCAGGTGATGCCCGCGCGCCTGCGCCGCCGGGTCGACGCACTGCGGGCGATGACCATTCCGGCCACCTGGTCCGGCGCCACCGTGTCGCGCGTCGACTCGGGCGTGCTCACCGCGGTCGCACTGGCCTGCCGGGACACCGAGCGCATCCGCTTCGCCTACACGGACGCCGCGGGCCGGAAGACCGACCGGCACGTCGAACCGCTGCGGCTGGTCTCCCTGGGACACCAGTGGTACCTCGTCGCCTACGACCTGACCCGCCACGACTGGCGGGCCTTCCGCGCCGACCGGATGGGCAAGCCGGAGGTCACCGGCGCCCGTTTCCGGCCCCGTGACCTGCCCGCCGCCGACGCCGCGGAGTTCGTCCGCACCCGCCTCGGCGCCCTGCCCCGCCCGTACGAGGTGGAGGTCGTCGTCGACGCCGCGGCCGCGGTCGCGTGCGACCGGATCGGGCGGTGGGCAACCGTCGAGGAGATCGACGACGGGCGCTGCCGGGTGCGGATGACCGTGGCCTCGCTCGACTGGCCCGCGCTCGCGCTGGGCGGACTCGGCGCCGCCTTCGAGGTCGTGCGGCCGCCCGAACTACGCGACCTACTGCGGGAGTGGGCGGACCGGTTCGGCCGCGCGTGA